A genomic region of Arachis stenosperma cultivar V10309 chromosome 9, arast.V10309.gnm1.PFL2, whole genome shotgun sequence contains the following coding sequences:
- the LOC130949745 gene encoding uncharacterized protein LOC130949745, producing MQNQNAAIKKLETQIGYLFKQLSNHNFCNNNNSSKEEECQAITLRSGKELKELSQKPQEEGLTEMGEEQDGVQTPTSSPQKEKGMPKLNISRAPYPQQLKKKEDDNQFVRFLEIFKKLQINIPFAEAIEQMPLYAKFLKELMTKKRSWKNNETVILTEECSAITQHKLPQKLKDPGSFQIPCIIGEITVEKALCDLGASINLMSVAMMRKMKIEEAKPTKMALQLADRSFKFPHGIVEDLLVKVGDFIFPADFVVLDMQEEAKTSIILGRPFLATAGAIIDVQKGDLTLRLHNEKMTFNVFKAMSYPPE from the coding sequence ATGCAGAATCAaaatgctgccatcaagaaaCTGGAGACACAAATTGGTTATCTATTCAAGCAGCTTTCTAACCACAACTTCTGCAATAATAACAATTCAAGCAAAGAGGAGGAGTGTCAAGCTATAACACTTAGGAGTGGGAAAGAACTTAAGGAACTCTCCCAAAAACCACAAGAAGAAGGCTTAACTGAAATGGGAGAAGAGCAAGATGGAGTTCAAACTCCCACCTCAAgtccacaaaaagaaaaagggatgcCAAAACTGAACATCTCAAGAGCTCCATATCCTCAGCAgttgaagaaaaaggaagatgaCAACCAGTTCGTGAGATTCTTGGAAATCTTTAAGAAACTACAAATCAACATACCCTTTGCTGAAGCAATAgaacaaatgccactctatgccaagttcCTAAAGGAGCTGATGACTaagaagagaagctggaagAACAATGAGACTGTGATACtaactgaagaatgtagtgctatcACCCAGCACAAACTACCCCAGAAGTTGaaggatcctgggagctttCAGATCCCTTGTATTATAGGGGAAATCACAGTAGAGAAGGCCCTTTGTGACTTAGGAGCCAGCATCAATTTGATGTCAGTAGCAATGATGAGGAAGATGAAGATCGAGGAggctaaaccaacaaaaatggCCTTACAACTGGCAGATCGATCGTTCAAATTCCCTCATGGCATAgtagaggatttgttggtgaAAGTAGGAGACTTCATATTTCCGGCAGATTTTGTAGTGTTGGACATGCAGGAGGAAGCCAAAACCTCCATTATTCTGGGAAGGCCGTTCTTGGCTACTGCTGGAGctatcattgatgtccaaaaaggtgATCTTACCTTGAGATTACACAATGAAAAGATGACATTCAATGTGTTCAAGGCCATGAGTTACCCACCAGAATAA